A window of the Cucurbita pepo subsp. pepo cultivar mu-cu-16 chromosome LG01, ASM280686v2, whole genome shotgun sequence genome harbors these coding sequences:
- the LOC111810187 gene encoding cytochrome P450 71B36-like, with protein MVTLNGVTFLIELPLSIISPTTLVTTTMIATKFSYSMIAICQRTFFHGQTPNNNLLPPTPPKLPLLGHLHLIGSLPHRSLSQLSKKYGPVMLLQLGSVPTIVISSAAAARELFKFHDLASCSRPLLTGSGRFSYNFVDLNLSSYGERWRELRKICMLQLFNARRVQSFQEIREEEVGRLLNSISQSSSSSAPIDLSDKSYSLTANITSRVAFGSIFSGGKLDDEHFQHLMRRAIAATGSFSMTDFFPTFGWIIDRLNGVHGRLEKSFVVLDAFFQSVVDNRINFKESSKKEENIVDVLLRMERESSESDALKVTQDFIKALIMDIFIAGVETGATPLVWALTELVRNPRVMKKLQHHIRNCIKDNSVKEMDLEKLEYLKMVVKEALRLHPPLPLLLPRETISPFKLNEYDMDPKAHLHINVWAIGRDPQSWTNPEEFLPERFIGSNIDYKGQNFELIPFESGQRICPGMNMATLTVELAVANLLLCFDWKLADGMKEEDVDTEEAAGLGAAKKSPLKLIPVPYFYLILSLEFMPPHMELDVAASSNVVPSQVGLEVGIVVVYVDPIAAVTEWVAEDIGL; from the exons ATGGTAACCTTAAATGGTGTTACTTTTCTCATTGAACTGCCTTTATCCATCATTTCTCCTACTACCCTTGTTACCACGACCATGATTGCCACGAAATTCTCCTATTCCATGATCGCTATTTGCCAACGAACATTTTTCCATGG GCAAACCCCCAACAACAACCTTCTTCCTCCCACCCCTCCAAAGCTTCCTTTGTTGGGCCATCTGCACCTCATTGGCTCCCTCCCTCatcgctctctctctcagctttcaaaaaaatatggcCCCGTCATGCTCCTCCAATTGGGCTCTGTCCCAACCATCGTAATCTCCTCTGCCGCTGCTGCAAGAGAGTTGTTTAAATTTCATGACCTTGCTTCTTGCAGCCGCCCTCTCTTAACGGGTAGTGGAAGATTTTCCTACAACTTCGTGGACCTAAATCTATCATCGTACGGTGAACGTTGGAGGGAACTTCGGAAGATTTGTATGCTTCAGCTCTTCAATGCTAGGCGGGTACAATCTTTTCAGGAAATTAGAGAAGAGGAAGTGGGGCGCCTTCTAAACTCCATCTCTcaatcctcttcttcttcagctccAATTGATCTGAGTGACAAATCCTATTCTCTCACTGCAAATATAACATCAAGAGTTGCTTTTGGCAGCATCTTCAGCGGGGGAAAATTAGATGATGAACACTTTCAACATCTTATGCGGAGAGCAATTGCAGCTACTGGAAGCTTCTCCATGACCGACTTCTTTCCTACTTTCGGTTGGATTATTGATCGGTTAAATGGTGTTCATGGGAGGCTGGAGAAGAGCTTTGTTGTGCTGGATGCCTTTTTTCAAAGTGTAGTCGACAATCGCATCAACTTCAAGGAGAGTTctaagaaggaagaaaacatTGTTGACGTTTTGTTGAGAatggaaagggaaagctctgAATCTGATGCACTAAAAGTAACCCAAGATTTCATCAAAGCACTTATCATG GATATTTTTATAGCAGGAGTAGAAACAGGGGCAACCCCCCTTGTTTGGGCCCTGACAGAGCTAGTTAGGAATCCAAGAGTGATGAAAAAGCTCCAACACCATATCAGAAATTGCATAAAAGACAATTCAGTAAAAGAGATGGACTTAGAAAAGCTTGAGTATCTAAAAATGGTAGTGAAAGAGGCTTTGAGATTGCATCCACCACTCCCACTTCTACTTCCAAGGGAAACCATCTCCCCTTTTAAGCTCAACGAATACGATATGGACCCTAAGGCTCATCTTCACATTAATGTATGGGCCATTGGTCGAGACCCGCAATCTTGGACTAACCCAGAAGAGTTCCTTCCCGAGAGGTTTATAGGAAGCAATATCGATTATAAAGGACAGAACTTCGAGTTAATACCTTTCGAAAGCGGACAAAGAATTTGCCCTGGAATGAATATGGCAACCCTTACGGTGGAGTTGGCAGTGGCTAACCTGTTGCTGTGTTTTGATTGGAAACTAGCGGAtggaatgaaagaagaagatgttgaTACAGAAGAGGCGGCTGGTCTTGGGGCTGCCAAGAAATCACCCCTTAAGCTTATTCCAGTTCCTTacttttatctaattttaagtttggaGTTTATG